The following are encoded together in the Humulus lupulus chromosome 5, drHumLupu1.1, whole genome shotgun sequence genome:
- the LOC133778048 gene encoding uncharacterized protein LOC133778048, producing the protein MALGFISNLHNLWPFKALKHDDLRVSRDLVRKLPIPERTKQFVYAIWEPENQSVIYVLSTQSLSERSALDVKCLIREIKPDAVVAQVGLPHGAEILAEESELDQCVENPLPTSSFEVLRRCFVDKVSKEKYEDVAGNLVLREVFGVSFHGHLLAAKKAAREVGSSFLVIESPCLSIAANDTERENDVLNKFQGLVSSLVPPQAFGSVATLSSRRFLLNNDIQSQMVKVLSPVMEMSISRLSPSSSVAKMGLGETQPQDSYEAPPFAQSIYPLLVDLHNIFADLPSIGRALAHAQKMLYDVNKGEAVDSKIMSEVYTFQIAVEGLRIALNNAARLPLNKIGDPGSVKADFSDLSLQEKSQVLLAHALQSQTKKFKTIVAVVDASSLAGLRKHWNHPVPSEVKDLIGQLCISDEGDEEMPNQTDKKLLLTNKPVVAVGAGATAALGVSSLSKVVPASTFMKVITLNVPASLKIIMTQTQKALALVLGKTLGPTKVVAPSFASSGFKTTSLFKATASAEKIRAVAHGVIASAEKTSLSAMRTAFYEIMRKRQVRPIGFLPWATFGCSVATCTGLLAYGDGIECAAESAPAAPSIASLGRGVERLQEVSQEVRQTDSTRIHKSIESLMNRLKKARIQ; encoded by the coding sequence ATGGCACTTGGGTTCATCTCGAATCTGCATAATCTTTGGCCCTTTAAGGCGCTCAAACACGATGACCTAAGAGTATCTCGTGATTTGGTTCGCAAGCTTCCGATTCCTGAGCGGACTAAGCAATTTGTTTATGCAATTTGGGAGCCAGAAAATCAATCTGTGATATACGTACTTTCTACTCAAAGTTTATCTGAGCGGTCGGCATTGgatgttaagtgtttgattagGGAGATTAAGCCTGATGCTGTAGTTGCTCAAGTGGGTCTTCCTCATGGGGCTGAAATACTTGCGGAAGAGAGTGAATTGGATCAGTGTGTTGAGAACCCACTTCCTACCTCTTCGTTTGAAGTTTTAAGACGATGTTTTGTGGACAAAGTTAGTAAAGAGAAGTACGAAGATGTTGCTGGCAATTTGGTTTTGCGAgaggtttttggtgttagttttcacGGACATCTTTTGGCAGCCAAGAAGGCAGCACGGGAGGTGGGGTCATCATTCTTGGTGATAGAGTCGCCATGCTTATCAATAGCTGCCAATGATACAGAGCGTGAAaatgatgtattgaacaagtttCAGGGCTTAGTTAGTAGTTTGGTTCCTCCGCAAGCTTTTGGTTCAGTTGCTACTTTGAGTTCAAGGAGGTTTCTCTTGAACAATGATATTCAGTCGCAAATGGTCAAGGTTTTATCACCCGTTATGGAGATGTCAATATCAAGGTTAAGTCCATCAAGTTCAGTCGCCAAAATGGGCTTGGGGGAAACTCAGCCTCAAGATAGTTATGAGGCTCCACCGTTTGCTCAGTCCATTTATCCATTGCTTGTCGATTTGCATAATATATTtgcagatctcccatccattggAAGGGCTCTTGCTCATGCTCAAAAGATGCTATATGATGTGAACAAAGGGGAAGCTGTTGATAGCAAAATCATGTCAGAGGTTTACACCTTCCAAATTGCAGTTGAGGGGCTGAGAATTGCTCTGAACAATGCTGCTAGACTGCCTCTCAACAAAATAGGGGATCCGGGCTCAGTTAAGGCCGACTTCTCTGATCTTTCTCTTCAGGAAAAATCTCAAGTACTTCTTGCACACGCCCTTCAATCCCAGACTAAGAAGTTCAAGACCATTGTTGCAGTGGTGGATGCCAGTAGCTTAGCAGGTCTAAGGAAGCACTGGAACCATCCAGTTCCTTCAGAAGTCAAGGATTTGATTGGACAGCTTTGTATCAGTGATGAAGGTGATGAGGAAATGCCAAATCAGACAGACAAGAAGCTTTTGTTGACTAATAAACCCGTGGTAGCTGTGGGAGCAGGGGCTACAGCAGCTCTGGGAGTTTCATCGCTTTCGAAAGTTGTCCCTGCATCAACCTTCATGAAGGTTATAACCTTGAACGTGCCTGCTTCACTTAAAATCATTATGACTCAAACACAGAAGGCATTGGCGCTTGTCCTTGGCAAAACTCTTGGTCCAACAAAAGTTGTTGCTCCGAGTTTTGCCAGTTCTGGATTCAAAACAACATCACTTTTTAAAGCCACTGCTTCTGCTGAGAAGATCAGGGCAGTTGCCCATGGTGTTATAGCCTCAGCTGAGAAAACCAGCCTCTCAGCCATGAGAACAGCTTTTTATGAAATAATGAGGAAACGCCAGGTTCGGCCAATCGGTTTTCTGCCATGGGCAACATTTGGGTGTAGTGTTGCAACGTGCACAGGATTGCTTGCTTATGGAGATGGGATCGAGTGTGCTGCCGAATCTGCTCCTGCTGCTCCATCAATCGCCAGTTTAGGCCGTGGAGTTGAGAGATTGCAAGAGGTATCTCAGGAGGTGAGGCAAACAGATAGCACCAGAATACATAAGTCTATAGAATCATTAATGAATAGATTAAAGAAAGCAAGAATTCAATAA